A DNA window from Leptolyngbyaceae cyanobacterium contains the following coding sequences:
- a CDS encoding DUF6364 family protein codes for MQTKLTLRLDETLIVKAKNWAKSRNVSLSEAVAEFFEHLPEPDRPLQLSTWTQSLVGVIKSTGEIPNDETLREEYIDYLEEKYQ; via the coding sequence ATGCAAACAAAACTCACCTTACGCCTAGATGAAACCCTCATTGTCAAAGCAAAAAACTGGGCAAAATCGCGTAATGTTTCCCTTTCTGAAGCGGTAGCAGAATTTTTTGAACATCTACCAGAACCAGATCGACCTTTGCAATTGAGTACATGGACTCAAAGCTTAGTGGGAGTAATTAAATCAACTGGAGAAATCCCAAATGATGAAACTTTACGCGAAGAATATATCGACTATCTAGAGGAAAAATATCAGTGA
- a CDS encoding tetratricopeptide repeat protein, translating to MGRKKEIEELQTWLADPNIKTIGIQGLGGIGKSSLAAYLYQKSSFAAKYWADVSQKPDFAAFAEKTIAALGGSVTQTGDTTQLINNLLKCLRQQRCLLVIDNLETLLNEAREFPDSAYQQLFSRWLQQGDTSTLLLTTQEQPKLLQAKMNCYLLAGMTPSDGAELLQKLEIQGTVEELVAFAASVDGHPLTLQLVAGFLRQYCDSQLSGVAELGLQQFDLVYHQAEGVHRDKEDARLEWILEQHLQRLSEEQQNFLVNLSVYRQPFNFRAAGRMLTSPPTPLLREEESNSEASSAKDEGQVVDNLATVKALRELYNRSLLLETEDKRYYKFQPLVQEYLQKQGTDLSAAHEIAIDHYKSQVKPQPWETLEDVRAYLEIFYHLCQLQRYGEAFYTIRDYNYSDDCVQNFLDLRGYNKTLVELYLPLVSFQESKDDFQQWQFIAALTSLGIAYRSLGQYQEAILFHQQSLEIDREIGNRSGESNSLNNLGNAYSCLGQYQEAIRSHKQSLEIAREIGDRFGEGSSLGNLGNAYVSLGEYQEAIRFHLQSIEIAREISDRSGEGSSLCGLGNAYQSLGKYHEAIHFHQQSIEIAREIGYRSGEGKSLNNLGNAYNCLGEYQKAIRFYQQWLEIAREIGDKRGEANSLQNLSISYNKIGKVKEGYAAAYQANQILQELGLPLEAMPYPNWMKLIAKFAQRGKWQLALCFILGLFAFPFALVWIVSLMLWRVVRAQFRRRS from the coding sequence GTGGGGCGAAAAAAGGAAATTGAAGAACTGCAAACATGGTTAGCAGATCCCAATATTAAAACTATTGGGATACAAGGATTGGGAGGTATCGGCAAATCTTCCCTGGCGGCGTATCTCTACCAAAAATCAAGCTTTGCAGCCAAATACTGGGCGGATGTCAGCCAAAAGCCGGATTTTGCCGCATTTGCCGAAAAGACGATTGCAGCTTTGGGGGGAAGCGTTACCCAGACAGGCGACACCACCCAACTGATCAACAATTTGCTGAAATGTCTGCGTCAGCAACGGTGTTTGCTGGTAATTGATAATTTGGAAACGCTGCTGAATGAGGCGCGAGAGTTCCCAGATTCAGCTTACCAGCAATTGTTTAGTCGCTGGTTGCAGCAGGGTGACACCAGTACCCTGTTGCTGACTACCCAGGAACAGCCGAAACTGTTGCAAGCAAAAATGAATTGCTATCTTTTGGCGGGGATGACTCCCAGCGATGGCGCGGAATTGTTGCAAAAGTTAGAGATTCAGGGAACGGTTGAGGAATTGGTAGCTTTTGCGGCGAGTGTGGATGGACACCCCCTGACGTTGCAGCTAGTGGCTGGTTTTTTACGGCAATACTGCGATTCTCAGCTAAGTGGTGTGGCGGAATTGGGATTACAGCAGTTTGATTTGGTATACCATCAGGCGGAAGGTGTGCATCGGGATAAGGAGGATGCGCGGTTAGAGTGGATTTTGGAACAGCATTTGCAACGTTTAAGTGAGGAACAGCAGAATTTTTTGGTTAATTTGAGTGTTTATCGCCAACCGTTTAATTTTCGGGCGGCGGGGAGGATGTTGACCTCTCCCCCTACCCCTCTCCTGCGAGAAGAGGAGAGTAATTCGGAAGCATCTTCTGCTAAGGATGAGGGTCAAGTTGTCGATAATCTGGCAACTGTGAAGGCTTTGCGGGAATTATACAACCGTTCTTTGTTGCTGGAAACTGAAGATAAACGCTACTACAAATTTCAGCCGTTGGTGCAGGAATATTTGCAAAAGCAAGGAACGGATTTAAGTGCTGCACATGAAATAGCGATCGATCATTATAAGTCGCAGGTGAAACCGCAGCCTTGGGAAACGCTTGAGGATGTAAGGGCATATTTGGAAATTTTTTATCATCTTTGTCAGTTGCAAAGATATGGGGAAGCTTTTTACACTATTCGCGATTATAATTATAGTGATGATTGTGTACAAAACTTTTTAGATTTGCGCGGTTACAACAAGACGCTGGTTGAACTATATTTGCCATTAGTTAGTTTTCAGGAATCGAAAGACGATTTTCAACAGTGGCAATTTATTGCTGCACTTACATCTTTGGGCATTGCTTACCGATCTCTAGGACAATATCAGGAAGCAATTCTTTTCCATCAGCAATCTCTAGAAATAGATAGAGAAATAGGCAATCGTTCTGGTGAAAGTAATTCCCTTAATAATTTGGGCAATGCTTACAGTTGTCTAGGACAATATCAGGAAGCGATTCGTTCCCATAAGCAATCTCTAGAAATAGCAAGAGAAATAGGCGATCGTTTTGGTGAAGGTAGTTCCCTTGGTAATTTGGGTAATGCTTACGTTTCTCTAGGAGAATATCAGGAAGCGATTCGTTTCCATCTGCAATCTATAGAAATAGCAAGAGAAATAAGCGATCGTTCTGGTGAAGGTAGTTCCCTTTGTGGTTTGGGCAATGCTTACCAATCTCTAGGAAAATATCATGAAGCGATTCATTTCCATCAGCAATCTATAGAAATAGCAAGAGAAATAGGCTATCGTTCTGGTGAAGGTAAATCCCTTAATAATTTGGGCAATGCTTACAATTGTCTAGGAGAATATCAGAAAGCGATTCGTTTTTATCAACAATGGCTAGAAATAGCAAGAGAAATAGGCGATAAAAGAGGTGAAGCTAATTCCCTACAAAACTTATCTATATCATATAACAAAATTGGCAAAGTTAAGGAAGGATATGCTGCCGCATATCAAGCCAATCAGATATTACAAGAACTTGGGCTACCCCTTGAAGCTATGCCTTATCCGAACTGGATGAAATTGATAGCTAAATTTGCCCAACGTGGAAAATGGCAATTAGCTTTATGCTTCATTTTAGGTTTATTCGCTTTCCCCTTCGCCTTAGTTTGGATTGTATCGCTGATGCTGTGGCGAGTGGTACGCGCACAATTTCGGCGGCGTAGTTAA